The genomic DNA CGCCATGTAGACCGACCAGGCAAACGCCGCCTGGGACAGTATGGAGAACAGCGGCATCAACCAGTCACGGAGCAATACCGCGATCGCCACCGCCGAGACCGCAAGCACGACCCCCGCCGCGGTCAGATTACCCAACGCCAGCACCCCGATAATCAAGCCCACGACAGCGGAATACCCCAGCAGACAGAGCAACATGGGGGCCAAGCCGCTGGCCAGCACCCGCCCCGTGTCCTTGTCGAGGGTGAGATCATTGTTCTGCGCTTCCATGAAATACTCCTGAAACCCGATGGTGTTGGTTATGTCCAGTCTATCCGAGACGCAGAGCCGTTGCGCAGCAACCCGCGATACCCCCGTCTTCGTGCCCGACCACCCCGGCCGGACTTCAAGTTTGAGATCGACAACAGCCCAGCGCTTTGCCGGCGTCGCCGGACAGGTTATGCTGCATCCAGACCGTAGCGCCGGGCAGCGGCGCTCAGGAATTTGACACATTTGATTCTGAAGTTGAAAGCAGGAGGAGACCCGATGGGTGTATTAGTTTTCTGGCTGGCGGGCATCTTTTTCACGATCGGCTTCGCGATCATGGGGGAAGGGGGCGATAACCCCAAGATGAAGCTCTTCGGCGGTGAGCGTTTCTTCATGTCGCTGTTCGCCTTCGTGATCTGGCCGCTGATGCTCGGGGTCCACGTGCGCGAGTTGCTCGAGAAGAAGGGCTGAACCCGCTCTCGGGCGCACTCGGTCCTCAACCGGTGCGCCCGCCCGCCACGAGCGGTTCGCCAATGATAAGCCCCCCTTATCCCCCGCTTTTACCCCATCAGAAAACACTCTGCTCCGCCCCCTACCCGTCTGCCATCCCATTGCCTTAGAATGCGCTTCGCAGTTCAGCGGAGGCGCCAAACAGGGCTCGGCCCGACCCGGCTACCCCCTCCCGGTAACCGCCTTTTTCTATTGGACCGGACGGTCCGGGCACCCACCCGGGCTTCCGGGACCTTTTGCTATACTCTGGACTTGTTGCGCTGCAACATCTCTCGGCGGACAGGTATTAAGACGTTTTGCGGGGTGCGGACATGAAGGACCACAACATGGACACCATGGGGCCCATGCGCGACACCCGGAGCGGTCGCGTAACCATCCCCTATCGCCTGCACGCCCGGGCCCGTTTTTGGGGAATGGTTCAGCGCACGTTCTGGCTAACGGCTCTGCTCGGCAGTCTCGCCGCCCTGATCTGGGCCGCCCGGCTGGAACTGAACAGCGAAACCACGGCCAGCACCCTGGGCCTGGCCGCCGTTATCGGGCTCGCCCTCTCCCTGTGGATGTTCGCCATGGCGGTGTTGCGACTGCCGCCGAGCGAGGGACGGATCACCCTGTCCGAGGACGACTGCCGCGGCATCACCTGGTGCCAGGACCGTCGGGGCGGCTGGACGATCAAGGCAGGGGGCGTCAGGTTGCGCGGCCTGGAGAACAACGACGCGTTTCGCACGGCCCGAGAGACCGCACACGCGCGCGCCGAGACGGTGCTGCAGCAGTTGCGTGGTGGTGACAGCGCGGACCAGCCAGCGGTGCACGGCCGCAAGGTCGCCTGACCCTTACACACCGCGGTCACCTCCCCAAAGCACAAAAAGGCCGGCGGGGTGCGCCATTCAGATCGCGCACCCCGCCGGCTTTTTTGATGGTCAGGACCCTGAAATTGTTAGGATCCCTGCCAGGTTTCTGACGCGCTCAGGTTTCGGACACGCTGATATTGGGGAAGGCGCTACCGGAGTGCTTCTGCTGCAGCGAGAGCTTGCCGGCCACCCGGCGCGCGATCTGCCGGTAGCTTTCCGCCACCTTCCCGTCCGGGTCAGACACCACGGAGGGGCGCCCTGAGTCTGCGTTTTCCCGAATGCTGATGTCCAGCGGCAGCGAGCCGAGCAGATCCACGCCGTACTGCTCCGCCATACTCTGACCACCGCCTTCCCCGAAGATATGCTCCGCGTGACCGCATTCGCTGCAGATGTGGATGGACATGTTCTCCACCACCCCAAGCACCGGCACATTGACCTTCTCGAACATCTTCAGGCCCTTGCGGGCGTCCAGCAGGGCGATGTCCTGCGGTGTGGTGATGATCACCGCACCGCTTACGGGCACCCGCTGCGCCAGCGTCAACTGCACATCCCCCGTCCCCGGGGGCATATCCACGATCAGGTAATCGAGTCCCTGCCAGTGGGTGTCGCGGATGAGTTGGTCCAGCGCCTGGGTAACCATCGGGCCACGCCAGACCATGGGAGTCTCCTCATCGATCAGGAAGCCGGAGGACATGGCCTGGATGCCGTAGTTGACCACCGGCTCCAGCTTCTTGCCGTCGCGGGATTCGGGCCGGGCCGAGACCCCCAGCATGCGTGGCTGGCTGGGGCCGTAGATGTCCGCATCCAGCATACCCACCTTGGCACCCTCGGCGGAGAGGGCCAGCGCCAGGTTGACCGCCGTGGTGGATTTGCCGACACCGCCCTTGCCGGAGGCCACGGCAATGATGTTCTTGACCTCGTCCAGCAGCTTCATCCCGGGCTGCACCGTATGCGGCTCGACTTTGCTGGTGACCGTGACGTCCGCTGTACCGATGCCTGGCACGGCCTCCGCGGCCTGCTTGAGTTGCCCCGCCAGCGCCTGGCGCACCGAGTCCGCCGGGTAGCCCAGCTGGACGTCAATCCGCACCCGATCACCCTCCACGGCGATCTCCTTGACGCATTCAGCGGCAACCAGATCCATTTCCAGATCCGGGGCGACCACCTCCTGCAGCGCCGCTTCCACCTGCGCACGCAGATCACTCATCACTCAACCTCCAGGCGTTGTCCAGGGTGCCGGCCCTCTGGCCAGCTTCAGCCTGACCATGATAACGCAGCCATACACTCAGGAGGGATCGGGCTGTGCTGCAGCGCAACGTATGATGTTGCGGGAGTAATCCTCGAGCCGACGGACCCGGCAGTCGTCGGTGACGCGGATATTCGGGTCGCGACCCCGGTTCTCCAGCCTCAACCGCTCCCAGTACTCATCGAAGTAGCGGTTGAACATCTCACCCCCGAGTGTGCCCACGGCATAAAGGGCGTCTTCCGACTCGTCATGCTCCAACAGCACCGCGGCCAGGGGCTGGTCCGCCGGTCCGGACAGCACATTGGCACCGGCGCAGGGGTCGTAGACGCTGTGCTCAGCGCAACAGGCAATTACCCCGGCCCCCGTGCCCATGTCGGTGACCTCGGGTCGGTAACTGATATAACTCACGCTTGGGGTGGGGTGGGCCATGCGGTGCGCGCAAATTGCCGAATAGGCCACTAGCGTGCGGTCCGGCCCGACACCGCCCTGCCAGAGGTACGGCCGACCGTCCTTATCCAGGAGTTGTTGCGGTTGCATCGGCCGATCCAGCCGAAGCAGGAAACAGGGCGTCGCAATATAGGGGTAATGGAAGACGTAGTTGGCCTTGGACGCCAGGTCCGCGGCGTGGAGTGGAAAACCTTCCTCGTCCAGAAGACGGGCGCGGTCGTAGTGCCTCAGGGTGACCGGTCCGCTGACACCGGCGACACCGCCCGCAGCCATACAGCCGGCACCGAGGGCACAAGCCTGCATGAAGGTTCGTCTGCGCATCGTATACCCTCCCGGTCCAAACAGTGGCGACCGTGACAGTATAGGCAGCGCAGACGCGGCCGCTGGACCGGTCGGCCCCCTTTCTGGAGGCCGGCCCGCCCGCGCTTACCGCCCTTCCAGCGGCACCCCGTCCTGGTACCGGGAACTACCGTCCTGATACACCTCATTCTTCCAGACCGGCGCCCGTTGCTTCAGGGTGTCGATGGCAAACCGCGCCGCATCAAAGGCGTCGCCCCGATGGGCCGAGCGCACCACCACCAGCACGCTGTCCTCACCCACCTCCAGCTCGCCGATGCGGTGAATAATCCGGCAGGACTGGATCGGAAAACGGGAGAGCGCCTCCCGCTCTATCTCCGCCAGCACCCGCTCGGCCAACGGCTTGTAGACGGTGTAGCTGATCGCTTTGACGTCGCGCCCTTCGTGGTGATTGCGCACGGTCCCCGAAAAGACCACCAATGCGCCGCTCTCCGGGTTCGCGGTCTCCTCCAACAGGGCATCCAGCGCCAGGGGTTTATCGCTTATTCTTTCCATGCCGGCCTCGTTGAAAAAAGGTCTGACCTGTCATTATGGCATAGCCCTACCGAGGCTGGCGCCCGGGCCGGTCGCTCCGGTCACGGGTTGGGCCCGTCACCCTGCCCGGCCAGCAGTGCGCTGAACGCCTCCAGTGGCATCGGCTTGCCGAAATAATAGCCTTGGGCGTAATCACACTGCTGCTGCGCAAGGTACTGCCGCTGACTCTCCTGCTCCACCCCTTCCGCCACCACGTTCAGCCCCAACGAGTGCGCCATGCGGATAGTCGCCGTGACAATCGCGGCATCATCTTCATCGCGCGTCACCTGGCGCATGAAGGACTGATCCACCTTCAGGGTATCGATGGGGAAACGCTTCAGGTGGGCGAGGCTCGAGTACCCGGTACCAAAGTCATCCAGCGCCAGGCGCACGCCCATGGCCTTCAGCTCCCGCAGTATCTGCACGGCCACCTCCGGGTTGTGCGCCATGAGACTCTCGGTGAGTTCCAGCTCCAGCAAGCCGGGCAGGATCCCGTGCTCCTCCAGCATGCTGCGCACGTCCTCCACCAGTTCCTGGTGCAGAAACTGGCGTGCGGAGATGTTCACCGCGACCGGCACCACGGGTAGCCCCTGCTGCTGCCAGTGCGCCAACTGCCTGGCGACGGTCTGAAGCACCCACCGCCCCATCGGAATGATCAGGCCCACTTCCTCGGCCAGGGGGATGAAGTGCATGGGCGAGACCAGCCCCCGGGTGGGGTGCTCCCAGCGCAGCAGGGCCTCGGCACCGGTCAGGCGACCGGTATCCACGTCCACCTGGGGCTGCAGGAACAGACGCAGTTCCTCCCGCTCAAGCGCATGCTGCAGGTCGGACTCCAGCGTCAGCCGGTCCAGGTGCCGGGGTTCGGAGCGCTCCGAGTAACGCTTGATCATGCCGCCGCCGGCGCGCTTGGCCTCGTGCATGGCCAGACCGGCACGGCGGACCAGGTCCTCCGACACATCACCGTCGTCGGGAAACACCGAGTACCCGATGGACACGGAGAGAAAGACATCCTGGCCGGTCACGGAGAAGGAGGGCGTCAGCGCGTCCTGAAGCTCCGCGGTCAGAAGTTCCGCATCCCGCGTGTTTCGAAGCTCGGTGAGCACTACGTTGAATTCATCACCGCTCATCCGGGCCACGGTATCGAACCCGCGAAGGGCGCTGGTGAGCCGGTCCGCCACAGAGCGCAGCAACTGGTCACCGGCCGCGTGGCCCAGGCTTTCGTTGATAATCTGGAAGCGATCCACGTCCACGTTCAGCAGCGCCACGAAGCGCCCCGACCGGCGGGCATAGAGCAGCGCCTGGCGCAGGCGGTCCGCCAGCAGGTTGCGGTTGGGCAGCCCGGTCAGGGCATCGTAGTGCGTCCGTTGCTCCAGCTCGGCCTGGTACCGCTTCCGTTCCGTCACGTCATTGATGACACTGACCATGTAGTGAACCGAGCCGTCGTCCTCCAGCACGGGCGCAACGAACAGTTCGTTCCAGAACAGCGTGCCATCCTTGCGGTAATTGCGGATAACCGCGTGTGCTTCCCGCCGGGCGCGGAGCGCCTTGCGGATCTCCTCCAGCCCGGGCTGGTCCTTGTCATCCCGGACCAGGAAGCGCCCGTTCCGCCCGACCACCTCGTCCCTGCTGTAGCCCGTAATCCGTTCGAATGCGGGATTGACGTAAATGATCGGGTTATCCCGCAACCGCAGGTCCGAGATGAGAATGCCGTTGGCAGTGGACTCCAGCGCCCGCTCCCGCAGCCGGATGGCGGATTCGGCACGCTTGCTCTCGGTAATGTCCTCACGCACGGCGACAAAATGGCTAATGCGGCCGTCATTGCCCTTCAACGGGGAGATGATCTGGCGTTCCCAGATCAACTGCCCGTCTTTCCGCCGATTCTGCACCGTACCCTGCCACGTCCGGCCGGCCCGCAGGGTCGTCCACAGCTCCCGGAAGACCTCCTGTGGGGTGTGGCCAGAGCTCAGAACCCGGGGGTTTTGCCCGACCACCTCTTCGGGCGCGTAGCCGGTCAACCGCGTAAAGGACGGATTGACGTACTCGATGCGGGCGTCCGAGTCGGTGATCAGGATTGAGACCGGACTGTTCTCCGTGGCCTGCGCATGCTTGCGCAGTTCCGCCTTCATCCGCCGCTGACGCTCGCGCATGCGCAGGGCCCAGACACCGTGGGAAAGGTTCGCGGCCAGGTCCTCGAGCAGCCGGACCGAATCCTGGCAGAGTAAGCCGGCGTCCCGGGCGTGCAGGACCAACGTGCCGAATACGGCCCCGTCCCGACCCCGTCCTTCGCGCAGCGGCAAGGCCAGAATTGACTGGAACCCCCGACGGACGGCCTCCACCCGCCACGGTCGGGGCGACTGCCGGGCGGCCAGGTTGTGCAACACCGTCGGCTGGCCGCTGCGCAGCGTGGCGCCGGCAGGCCCGTGGCTACGGACACTGACGCCCCCACCCCGCATGAGCTGCTCAAGGTAGCCCTCGTCGTGTCCCGAGCTGGCGAGGCATTCCAACGGTCCGCCCCAATGCAACGGGCCAAGCACGCAGACCAGGTCGTAGCCGGCATCTTCCGCCAGCAGGCGGGTGGCCTCGCCCAGCAGTTCATGCTCGGCGCGAGCCCGGATGACGGCCTGGTTACTCCTGGCCAGCACCCGCAGCAAGGTGTTCTCCCGGAACAAGGCGGACGCCCGCGCTGCAGAGGCCGACGGGTTCGCACCGGTGACCGACGGGTCCCTTTCTTTATGAGTAATGCCTGGTCCTGAGGAATTGGGCATGTCCTCCCCCGGGTGCCCCCTTGATGTTTTCTAGTTTTCGGCCGGGAGTCTACCGTAATCATTCACCGGTCGTCCTGAGTCTAGGCAATTTCCCCAGGATTTGACTATGATTCAGCATCACCCGGTTTCCCGGCAGGCATTTCGCTCATCGATGCAAAGCTTTGAACACAAACTTCAGCAGTTTGACCCGGGCATCATCTGGCTGGACACCACCAACCAGGTCACGGCGATGAACGCGGTGGCCATCCGCATTCTGGGCGTAAGGCCCGGTGACGTGCTCGGACAGGAAGTCCTGCAACTCCATCCAGAGAAGAGCCGGGGCAAAATCGCCTGGCTGCTGGAGTCCACCCATGAGGCGGACGGCTGCCCGGTGAAATCGCCGCCCCCCATGACGATGATGATCAACATCCCCGACCGGGTGCTGCTGATTAAACTCTCCCGCATGTATGGGCAGGACGGCGGCCCCACGGGTGCCTGCCTGGTCTTCTACGACCTCACCGAGGTGACCTCGACCGAGGTCGTCGAGGAGACCGCCCCGGCCCGCCCCAGGCAGCTGCTGAAACTGCCCGTATACAAGAATCAGCGCGTCATGCTGCTCAACCTGAAAGAGGTCGTCCGGCTGCGCGCCGAAGGCCATTACACCGAGGTCTACAAAAACGGCGCCCCCTACCTCTGCAACCTGTCACTGGCGGACCTTGAAGGCCGACTGGACCCGGAGCGCTTCATGCGGGTCCACCGCTCCCACATGGTCAATCTCGACTTCGCCGCTGCGCTGGAACGGGACGGCGATCAATACCAGTTGGTGCTGCAGGACGACCACGAGACCCGGGTACCGGTCAGCCGCGGCAATGCCCCCCGGGTCCGCGCCCTTTTCGGGCTGGGCTGAATCCCCCCGGCGTCATTCCCGCAGCATATCCGCCGTTCAGGCGCCCATCCCGCCAGTGATGAAGTGGCACTTGCCCTCCCCGCCGCCCTGCCCTCTACTGAATCGCAAGTGAGGCGGTTTGCCGCACCGTCGGCCTGACCTCACCAGCCAGGAGGAGAGCAGCTCTGGTTTCCAGGCTGCACAAAACAACACCTGCAGAGGTGCCACAAATGATTCCGGGTAACTTCGAATATCACGCCGCCCGCGGCGTGGATGAGGCCTTGCAATTACTCGCCCGGTTCGGTGACGAGGGCAAGCTGCTGGCCGGCGGTCACAGCCTGCTGCCCATGATGAAACTGCGCTTTGCCGAACCGGCCCACCTGATCGACCTCAACCCGATAGAAGAGCTGCGCGGCGTACGCGAAGACGGCAACGATCTGCTCATCGGCACGATGACCACCGAGACCGCGCTGCAGCAATCGGACCTGGTCCAACGGCACTGTCCCGTGCTGCAGGAGGTGGTGGCGCTTATCGCCGACCCCCAGGTCCGCAACCGCGGGACCATCGGCGGGGACGCCCTGCACGGGGACCCCGGCAATGATCACCCGGCGGTACTGATGGCCCTGGACGCGCGTTTCGTGATCCGTGGGCCCAACGGCGAGCGCGAGTCCCCGGCCAACGGCTTCTACCTCGGCCCCTACCTGACCCAACTTGGTGACAACGAGCTGGCCACGGCCATCCGCATTCCCAAGTGCCCGCCCGGCCAGGGCTACGCCTACTGCAAGATGAAGCGCAAGACCGGTGACTACGCTACCGCGGCCGCCTGCGTCCTGCTGACCCTGGCGGACGGCAAAGTGCAGTCCGCGCGCATCACGCTCACCAACGTTGGCCCCACGGCACTGCGCGCCGAGGACGCGGAGGAGCTGCTCGTCGGCCAGGCGCTGGACGACGGCCTGATCGAGCAGGCGGCCCAGGCGGCCATGAGCGTTTGCGAGCCTGCCGAGGACTTGCGCGGCAGCCCTGATTACAAGACCCATATCGCCGGCGAGATGACCCGCCGGGCCATCCGCCTCGCGTTGCAGCGCGCCCGCGGCTAAAGGGAGTCTCCACCATGGCAAAACATGCGATCACCCTGCACATCAACGGGCAGGCCCACGACGTGGCTGTTGATTCCCGTGAGTTGCTGATCCACACCCTGCGGGAAAAGCTGCGCCTCACGGGGGCCCATATTGGCTGCGAGACCTCCCACTGCGGTGCCTGCACGGTCGACATCGACGGCGTCTCTGTGAAGTCCTGCACCATCCTCGCCGTGCAATGCGATGGCGCCGAGGTTCAGACGGTGGAGGGCCTGGCCACCCCCGAGGGCCTGCACGCGGTGCAGGAGGGATTCATGCAGGAGCACGGTCTGCAGTGCGGGTTCTGCACCCCCGGGATGCTGATGCGCGCCTACCGCTTTTTGCAGGAGAACCCGAACCCGACGGAGGAGGAGATCCGCTACGGCATGGCGGGCAATCTCTGCCGATGCACCGGCTACAACAACATCGTCAAGGCCGTTCAGTACGCAGCGCGCAAGCTGCAGGATCAGGCCAAGGGCGGCCAGCCGGCCTGAGATCGGCGGCGCATAACCAAAACAGAGCGGCAACGCCGCACCGAGGATCAGGAGCTGAGACATGGCAACCCCCGCAGAAGAGCTGGAACGCAGTGAAAAGCTGGGCGGCATCGGCTGCTCCCGGAAACGCAAGGAGGACCCGCGCTTCATCCAGGGCAAGGGCCACTACGTGGACGACATCCAGCTGCCCGGCATGCTGGTCGGCGACTTCGTCCGCAGCCCCCATGCCCACGCCCGCATCAAGGCGATCCACAAGGATAAGGCGCTGGCCCACCCCGGCGTGCACGCCGTGCTCACCGCCGAGGACCTGGCGCCGCTGAACCTGCACTGGATGCCCACCCTGGCCGGTGACAAGCAGATGGTGCTGGCCGACGGCAAGGTCTGCTTCCAGAACCAGGAAGTGGCCATGGTCATCGCCGATGACCGCTACATCGCCGCCGACGCCACTGAACTGGTGGAGGTGGAATACGAACCCCTGGAGGTGCTGGTCGACCCCCACCAGGCGATGGACGACGACGCCCCTGTTATCCGTGACGACCTGGAGGGCCAGACCGAGGGCTTCCACAGCAAGCGCGTACACCATAACCACATCTTTACCTGGGATGTGGGCGACAAGGACGCCACCGACAAGGTCTTTGATGAGGCCGAGGTCACTGTCACCGAGAAGATGCTCTACCAGCGGGTCCACCCTTGCCCGCTGGAGACCTGCGGCTGTGTCGCCGACTTTGACAAGGTGAAGGGCGAGCTCACCGTCCACATCACCTCCCAGGCCCCCCACGTGGTGCGGACGGTCTTCTCCCAGCTCTCCGGTATCGCCGAGAGCAAGGTGCATATCAACGCCCCGGACATCGGCGGCGGTTTCGGCAACAAGGTGGGAATCTACCCGGGCTACGTGGTGGCCACGGTGGCCTCCATCGTGCTCGGCCGCCCGGTCAAGTGGGTGGAGGACCGGATCGAGAACCTCTCCACCACCGCCTTTGCCCGCGACTACCACATGACCGGCGAGCTGGCCGCCACCAGCGATGGCAAGATCCTCGGCCTGCGCACCCACGTGCTGGCGGATCACGGCGCCTTCGACGCCTGTGCCGACCCGGCGAAATGGCCCGCCGGCTTCTTCAACATCTGCACCGGCAGCTACGACATCAAGACCGCCTACGCGCGGGTGGACGGTGTCTACACCAACAAGTGCCCTGGTGGCGTCGCCTACCGTTGCTCGTTCCGGGTCACCGAGGCGTGCTACCTGATCGAGCGGATGATCGACGTGCTGGCCCAGAAGCTGGGCATGGACAAGGCGGAGATCCGCTTCAAGAACTTCATCCGCCCCGAACAGTTCCCCTACCACTCCGCCCTGGGCTGGGAGTATGACAGCGGCGAGTACGCCCGCGCCCTCCAGAAGGTGCTGGACGCCTGCGATTACGAGGGCCTGCGGCGCGAGCAGAAGGAAAAACGGGAACGCGGGGAGATCATGGGCATCGGCCTGTGCACCTTCACCGAAATCGTTGGCGCCGGGCCCAGTCGCAAGTGCGACATTCTCGGCGTCGGCATGTTCGACAGCGCCGAGATCCGGGTCCACCCCACGGGCAGTGTCATCGCCCGCATGGGCACCAAGACCCAGGGCCAGGCCCACGAGACCACCTACGCCCAGATCATCGCCACCGAGCTCGGCCTGAACTCCGACGACATCCAGATCGAAGAGGGCAACACCGACACCGCGCCCTACGGGCTCGGCACCTACGGCTCCCGCAGCACGCCGGTGGGCGGTGCCGCCACTGCCCGCGCCGCCCGCAAGATCCGGGACAAGGCGCGCAAGATCGCCGCCCACCTGATGGAGGTGAGCGAGGAGGACCTGGACTGGACCGGCGAGGGCTTCCAGGTCAAGGGCGTGCCCGATCAGAGCACCAGCATGCAGCAGATCGCCTGGGCGGCCTACAACAACACTCCGGAGGGCATGGAGCCGGGCCTGGAGGCGGTGGAGTACTACGACCCGCCGAACATGACCTACCCCTTCGGCGCCTACCTGTGCGTGGTGGACATCGACCGCTACACCGGCGAGACCCGCGTGCGCCGCTTTTACGCGCTGGACGACTGCGGCACCCGCATCAACCCCATGGTCATCGAGGGGCAGGTCCACGGCGGGCTCACCGAGGCCTTTGCAGTGGCCATGGGCCAGGAGCTGCCCTACGACGGTGCCGGCAACATCCAGGGCGCCTCGCTGATGGACTACTTCCTGCCCACCATGGTGGAGAGCCCGCACTGGGAGACGGACCACACGGTCACGCCCTCGCCCCACCACCCCATCGGGGCCAAAGGGGTCGGCGAGTCCTCCCACGTGGGCGGCATCCCCTGCTTCTCCAACGCCATCAACGACGCCCTGGCGCAGTTTGGCACCACCCACGTGGACATGCCGCACAACGCCTACCGCGTCTGGCAGACCCTGCACGAACTGAAGCTCGACCGCCACCCCGAGGCGGACAAGGTGACGCCCTTCAAGCCCCGGCCCCGCAAAGAGAAGCCCAAGCCCGCCGCGGAGCGACCGGCGCCGGCCGCGGGCGAGAAGAAGGCGGCCGCCAAGGGCATGGAGGTCCGGCTGGAACGGGATTACGGTCTGGACGTGCCCGCCGATGCCGCCTGGACGCTCATGCAGGATATCCGCGAGGTAGCGGCCTGCATGCCGGGGGCCTCGATCGTGGAACAGACCGGCGAGACCACCTACGTCGGCGAGATGCGCCTCAAGGTGGGCCCGGTCAGCTCCGCCTTCAAGGGCGACATCGAAGTGCTCGGGTTGGATGCCGAACGCCAGGAGTTGCGCATGCGCGGCGAGGGGGGGGACACCAAGGGCAGCTCCAGCGCCAGCATGACCCTGCAGGCCCGCATCGTCGACGAGGGCGCCGAGCGCTGCCGCCTGGAGGGGGTCTGCACCATCGAGCTCAAGGGCAAGATGGCCAGCTTTGGCGGCCGGATGCTGGAGAACATCTCCGATCGCCTGCTCTCCCAGTTCGTCGCCAACTTCGAGAACCGGGTGGCGGCCCAGGGTGAGGGGGCCCAGGCGGAGGCCGCACGCCGCAAGCTGGAGGAAGGGCCGAAGGAGCTGAATGGCCTGGCTCTACTCTGGCAGATGATCAAGAGCTGGTTCGGGGGCCGGCGCTGATCATGATGAGTGCGGAGGCCTACCGCGAGGCCCTGGCCGGGGTGGGCTACGTCGCCGACCCCGGCCTCGCGGCCACGCTCAGCCTGGCCGATCGACTGGGCCGCCCCCTGCTCCTCGAGGGGGAGGCCGGGGTCGGTAAGACGGAAGTCGCCAAGGCCCTTTCCCTGGTCCACTGCTGCCGCCTGATCCGGCTGCAGTGCTACGAGGGGCTCGATGCCCAATCCGCCGTCTACGAGTGGGACTATCAGCGCCAGCTGCTGGCCATCCGGTTGCTGGAGGCGGAGGGCCGCGCCGGCGAGGACGCCGAGCAGGCCATCTTCTCCGAACGCTACCTGCTCCGTCGCCCTCTGCTGGAGGCCATCAGCCAACCGGAACCCCCGGTAC from Alkalispirillum mobile includes the following:
- the apbC gene encoding iron-sulfur cluster carrier protein ApbC, with product MSDLRAQVEAALQEVVAPDLEMDLVAAECVKEIAVEGDRVRIDVQLGYPADSVRQALAGQLKQAAEAVPGIGTADVTVTSKVEPHTVQPGMKLLDEVKNIIAVASGKGGVGKSTTAVNLALALSAEGAKVGMLDADIYGPSQPRMLGVSARPESRDGKKLEPVVNYGIQAMSSGFLIDEETPMVWRGPMVTQALDQLIRDTHWQGLDYLIVDMPPGTGDVQLTLAQRVPVSGAVIITTPQDIALLDARKGLKMFEKVNVPVLGVVENMSIHICSECGHAEHIFGEGGGQSMAEQYGVDLLGSLPLDISIRENADSGRPSVVSDPDGKVAESYRQIARRVAGKLSLQQKHSGSAFPNISVSET
- a CDS encoding twin-arginine translocation signal domain-containing protein, coding for MRRRTFMQACALGAGCMAAGGVAGVSGPVTLRHYDRARLLDEEGFPLHAADLASKANYVFHYPYIATPCFLLRLDRPMQPQQLLDKDGRPYLWQGGVGPDRTLVAYSAICAHRMAHPTPSVSYISYRPEVTDMGTGAGVIACCAEHSVYDPCAGANVLSGPADQPLAAVLLEHDESEDALYAVGTLGGEMFNRYFDEYWERLRLENRGRDPNIRVTDDCRVRRLEDYSRNIIRCAAAQPDPS
- a CDS encoding molybdenum cofactor biosynthesis protein MoaE, whose translation is MERISDKPLALDALLEETANPESGALVVFSGTVRNHHEGRDVKAISYTVYKPLAERVLAEIEREALSRFPIQSCRIIHRIGELEVGEDSVLVVVRSAHRGDAFDAARFAIDTLKQRAPVWKNEVYQDGSSRYQDGVPLEGR
- a CDS encoding bifunctional diguanylate cyclase/phosphodiesterase; this encodes MLARSNQAVIRARAEHELLGEATRLLAEDAGYDLVCVLGPLHWGGPLECLASSGHDEGYLEQLMRGGGVSVRSHGPAGATLRSGQPTVLHNLAARQSPRPWRVEAVRRGFQSILALPLREGRGRDGAVFGTLVLHARDAGLLCQDSVRLLEDLAANLSHGVWALRMRERQRRMKAELRKHAQATENSPVSILITDSDARIEYVNPSFTRLTGYAPEEVVGQNPRVLSSGHTPQEVFRELWTTLRAGRTWQGTVQNRRKDGQLIWERQIISPLKGNDGRISHFVAVREDITESKRAESAIRLRERALESTANGILISDLRLRDNPIIYVNPAFERITGYSRDEVVGRNGRFLVRDDKDQPGLEEIRKALRARREAHAVIRNYRKDGTLFWNELFVAPVLEDDGSVHYMVSVINDVTERKRYQAELEQRTHYDALTGLPNRNLLADRLRQALLYARRSGRFVALLNVDVDRFQIINESLGHAAGDQLLRSVADRLTSALRGFDTVARMSGDEFNVVLTELRNTRDAELLTAELQDALTPSFSVTGQDVFLSVSIGYSVFPDDGDVSEDLVRRAGLAMHEAKRAGGGMIKRYSERSEPRHLDRLTLESDLQHALEREELRLFLQPQVDVDTGRLTGAEALLRWEHPTRGLVSPMHFIPLAEEVGLIIPMGRWVLQTVARQLAHWQQQGLPVVPVAVNISARQFLHQELVEDVRSMLEEHGILPGLLELELTESLMAHNPEVAVQILRELKAMGVRLALDDFGTGYSSLAHLKRFPIDTLKVDQSFMRQVTRDEDDAAIVTATIRMAHSLGLNVVAEGVEQESQRQYLAQQQCDYAQGYYFGKPMPLEAFSALLAGQGDGPNP
- a CDS encoding LytTR family DNA-binding domain-containing protein, coding for MQSFEHKLQQFDPGIIWLDTTNQVTAMNAVAIRILGVRPGDVLGQEVLQLHPEKSRGKIAWLLESTHEADGCPVKSPPPMTMMINIPDRVLLIKLSRMYGQDGGPTGACLVFYDLTEVTSTEVVEETAPARPRQLLKLPVYKNQRVMLLNLKEVVRLRAEGHYTEVYKNGAPYLCNLSLADLEGRLDPERFMRVHRSHMVNLDFAAALERDGDQYQLVLQDDHETRVPVSRGNAPRVRALFGLG
- a CDS encoding FAD binding domain-containing protein codes for the protein MIPGNFEYHAARGVDEALQLLARFGDEGKLLAGGHSLLPMMKLRFAEPAHLIDLNPIEELRGVREDGNDLLIGTMTTETALQQSDLVQRHCPVLQEVVALIADPQVRNRGTIGGDALHGDPGNDHPAVLMALDARFVIRGPNGERESPANGFYLGPYLTQLGDNELATAIRIPKCPPGQGYAYCKMKRKTGDYATAAACVLLTLADGKVQSARITLTNVGPTALRAEDAEELLVGQALDDGLIEQAAQAAMSVCEPAEDLRGSPDYKTHIAGEMTRRAIRLALQRARG
- a CDS encoding (2Fe-2S)-binding protein, encoding MAKHAITLHINGQAHDVAVDSRELLIHTLREKLRLTGAHIGCETSHCGACTVDIDGVSVKSCTILAVQCDGAEVQTVEGLATPEGLHAVQEGFMQEHGLQCGFCTPGMLMRAYRFLQENPNPTEEEIRYGMAGNLCRCTGYNNIVKAVQYAARKLQDQAKGGQPA